A genomic window from Xyrauchen texanus isolate HMW12.3.18 chromosome 15, RBS_HiC_50CHRs, whole genome shotgun sequence includes:
- the soga3a gene encoding protein SOGA3a isoform X1 → MWNAFGNGSSGYVSKAQGWEFVPCSRLERGGKRVQSPARVRSFPSNHLEQRPPGHATAASDATCGQTPYLELQSQHPRLKNKFEELKKRYDQEKEEWRMEKEKLLRQVAEIQGGENRRILLDLKSVLEEVQSGVKREESKRSDLELQYMKDQCSWELERAELKSRITQLETRRCNVVVETVRSPELGGTLKREREEQKRLLADTHSAAMDLRFRLDNNERGWVKEKSELLERFDSERKEWENQLMDMQRKIEELYDEVKAHREGGALRPNTDPYNRALRLSSCSGSSLSSALTYPSDAQSNEYSEVLTQQSSASLDFPSQPSHNSCEFIDQGSNYQNELLNQQGTGKYELDEQQAIDTEELEELLESCLTKKIENKSCFIGQDDLLNPFKGFQSMEINCGSDIKKKNTALNAALKEIASVSEELCSYQDKMRKGPYIKRSHTESMVFPEEAGMVEEVKGKLEKDDAYVLLKNLSEDLKSIDEQYWMDWEGFNKKAKQTQSDAEPFVNRRQAPPIPARSTSWYLSSPSVAELEYSGTEALTSGGCQRPGIHQDRRYNSPAIVRKFEAMLQENEGKILDSVNVVCTMPVDSKCNGSCCQSRWSCDGRRLVSNKSSKYVPFKRCHSNVDIAAAEHSLNQIVSENNSDDLKGATHPMNLTHLPTDCATSLDIVSPYASASATHINERLEQKTAEFNRTLFQAGMGLQCDEDNCMNVSIDCGYAWSPSQPVSISKDSCTDSPSWYVQDNAKDVLSDLVAPPCPKEMNPDKSKQLKRETKDIVSNSSSLQQDGSLQELPVGQTDHAGIGHKDLSSMQDNEVKPLWTIHSPPSPVAQFYPSTKHFELSVTPPQMKIHKESPSKFFDFGTDQHQADTKSKQAKQDTCKTRSRILDENPWKPSTLAAYPRPLESRSNYGAVEKILKSYENMDRSQEQQQSQSSPGKEEDLMDLLEMLDIRHKSRSNQRLTHTPHHQVIAHKETHVTVQQSKESTVTIKKSFSRPACPAKRRLPSRWASRSSTSSASSPSPPPTTPPTVFTQQQTLTYSTYHTETVI, encoded by the exons ATGTGGAATGCGTTTGGAAATGGATCAAGCGGGTATGTAAGCAAGGCGCAAGGCTGGGAGTTCGTCCCGTGCTCTCGTTTAGAGAGGGGCGGTAAAAGGGTCCAGAGTCCCGCCCGGGTTCGGTCGTTCCCCAGCAACCATCTCGAGCAGCGTCCCCCTGGACATGCGACGGCTGCATCCGATGCAACTTGCGGACAGACTCCCTATCTTGAGCTACAAAGTCAACACCCACGGCTAAAAAATAAATTTGAGGAATTGAAAAAGCGCTACGATCAGGAGAAAGAGGAGTGGAGGATGGAGAAGGAAAAGCTTTTAAGACAAGTTGCTGAGATACAA GGTGGGGAGAACAGAAGGATATTGTTGGATCTGAAGTCAGTTTTAGAGGAGGTCCAGTCAGGGGTGAAGCGTGAAGAAAGTAAACGGAGTGATCTGGAGCTGCAGTACATGAAGGATCAATGCTCTTGGGAGCTGGAACGGGCAGAGCTGAAGAGTCGCATAACTCAG CTAGAAACCAGGAGATGTAACGTGGTTGTGGAGACTGTGAGGAGTCCAGAACTAGGGGGAACTCTGAAGCGGGAAAGGGAGGAACAGAAGAGGCTGCTGGCAGACACACACAGTGCAGCCATGGACCTGCGCTTCAGGCTGGACAACAACGAGAGGGGCTGGGTGAAGGAGAAATCTGAGCTGCTGGAACGCTTTGACTCTGAGAGGAAGGAGTGGGAGAACCAACTCATGGATATGCAGCGGAAGATTGAGGAG TTATACGATGAAGTGAAGGCCCACCGTGAGGGAGGTGCTCTCAGACCAAACACTGATCCATATAACAGAGCCCTAAGGCTCAGTTCATGTTCTGGTAGCAGTTTGTCGAGTGCACTAACTTACCCCTCAGATGCACAGAGCAATGAATATTCTGAAGTCCTAACCCAGCAAAGCAGTGCCAGCCTTGACTTCCCAAGTCAACCAAGTCACAACTCATGTGAATTCATTGACCAGGGCAGCAACTATCAAAACGAACTACTAAATCAGCAAGGTACTGGGAAATATGAGCTTGATGAACAACAGGCTATAGACACTGAAGAGCTGGAAGAGCTCCTTGAAAGCTGTTTGACAAAGAAAATTGAAAACAAGTCCTGCTTCATTGGACAAGATGATCTTCTTAACCCTTTCAAAGGATTTCAGAGCATGGAAATAAACTGTGGAAGTGACATAAAGAAGAAAAATACTGCCCTTAATGCG GCACTCAAGGAAATTGCCAGTGTGAGTGAGGAGCTGTGTAGCTACCAGGATAAGATGAGAAAGGGGCCTTATATTAAGAG AAGTCACACTGAGTCAATGGTTTTTCCAGAAGAGGCTGGGATGGTTGAGGAGGTAAAGGGCAAATTGGAAAAGGATGACGCATATGTCCTGCTGAAAAACTTGAGTGAAGATCTTAAATCCATTGATGAGCAATACTGGATGGACTGGGAAGGTTTTAACAAGAAAGCAAAGCAAACTCAGAGTGATGCTGAGCCATTTGTGAATAGGAGACAAGCCCCACCCATCCCAGCCCGCAGTACATCTTGGTACCTAAGCAGTCCCTCTGTTGCAGAATTAGAGTACAGTGGCACAGAAGCCCTCACATCCGGAGGGTGTCAAAGGCCAGGAATCCATCAGGACAGAAGGTACAACAGCCCTGCAATTGTCCGAAAATTTGAGGCAATGCTTCAAGAGAATGAGGGGAAGATTCTGGACTCTGTGAATGTAGTCTGCACCATGCCTGTCGATTCCAAGTGCAATGGCAGCTGTTGCCAGAGCCGCTGGTCTTGTGATGGCCGTAGACTTGTCAGCAACAAATCATCCAAGTATGTACCTTTTAAGAGATGTCACTCCAATGTTGATATTGCAGCTGCAGAGCACAGTCTAAACCAGATAGTTTCAGAAAACAATTCCGACGATCTCAAGGGTGCAACACATCCCATGAACTTGACTCACTTGCCTACAGACTGTGCTACATCGCTGGACATTGTTTCACCATATGCCAGTGCTTCAGCTACTCACATAAATGAGAGACTTGAGCAGAAAACAGCAGAGTTCAATCGTACGCTCTTCCAGGCAGGAATGGGTCTTCAGTGTGATGAAGACAATTGTATGAATGTATCCATTGATTGTGGATATGCTTGGAGTCCAAGTCAACCAGTGTCCATTTCAAAGGATAGTTGTACAGACAGTCCATCATGGTACGTTCAGGACAATGCGAAAGATGTGCTCTCGGATCTTGTGGCACCACCATGCCCAAAAGAGATGAACCCTGACAAATCAAAGCAGTTAAAGAGAGAAACAAAGGACATTGTTTCGAACTCTTCATCTCTACAGCAGGATGGTAGTCTACAAGAATTACCTGTAGGCCAGACAGATCATGCAGGTATTGGGCATAAGGATTTATCCTCCATGCAAGACAATGAAGTTAAACCTTTATGGACTATTCACAGCCCGCCATCCCCAGTTGCCCAGTTTTACCCAAGTACGAAACACTTTGAATTGAGTGTAACACCACCACAAATGAAGATCCATAAAGAAAGTCCCAGCAAATTTTTTGATTTTGGTACAGACCAACATCAAGCAGACACAAAATCTAAACAGGCAAAGCAGGACACATGTAAAACCAGGTCTCGGATTCTAGATGAAAATCCATGGAAGCCGTCTACACTTGCAGCCTATCCTCGGCCATTGGAGTCTAGGTCCAACTATGGAGCTGTTGAGAAGATTCTAAAAAGTTATGAGAATATGGATAGGTCTCAGGAGCAGCAGCAGTCACAGTCCAGTCCAGGGAAAGAGGAAGACCTCATGGACCTCTTGGAAATGCTGGATATCCGACATAAGTCCAGATCCAATCAAAGACTAACACATACACCACACCACCAGGTCATAGCCCACAAAGAGACACATGTAACGGTGCAG CAAAGCAAAGAGTCAACTGTAACTATCAAGAAAAGCTTTTCACGACCTGCATGCCCTGCAAAGAGACGTTTGCCCTCCCGTTGGGCTAGTCGTTCATCCACCTCATCTGCGTCTTCTCCCTCACCTCCTCCAACAACACCACCCACTGTCTTCACCCAGCAACAAACACTCACCTACTCCACCTACCACACAGAGACAGTGATCTAA
- the soga3a gene encoding protein SOGA3a isoform X3 — translation MDLRFRLDNNERGWVKEKSELLERFDSERKEWENQLMDMQRKIEELYDEVKAHREGGALRPNTDPYNRALRLSSCSGSSLSSALTYPSDAQSNEYSEVLTQQSSASLDFPSQPSHNSCEFIDQGSNYQNELLNQQGTGKYELDEQQAIDTEELEELLESCLTKKIENKSCFIGQDDLLNPFKGFQSMEINCGSDIKKKNTALNAALKEIASVSEELCSYQDKMRKGPYIKRSHTESMVFPEEAGMVEEVKGKLEKDDAYVLLKNLSEDLKSIDEQYWMDWEGFNKKAKQTQSDAEPFVNRRQAPPIPARSTSWYLSSPSVAELEYSGTEALTSGGCQRPGIHQDRRYNSPAIVRKFEAMLQENEGKILDSVNVVCTMPVDSKCNGSCCQSRWSCDGRRLVSNKSSKYVPFKRCHSNVDIAAAEHSLNQIVSENNSDDLKGATHPMNLTHLPTDCATSLDIVSPYASASATHINERLEQKTAEFNRTLFQAGMGLQCDEDNCMNVSIDCGYAWSPSQPVSISKDSCTDSPSWYVQDNAKDVLSDLVAPPCPKEMNPDKSKQLKRETKDIVSNSSSLQQDGSLQELPVGQTDHAGIGHKDLSSMQDNEVKPLWTIHSPPSPVAQFYPSTKHFELSVTPPQMKIHKESPSKFFDFGTDQHQADTKSKQAKQDTCKTRSRILDENPWKPSTLAAYPRPLESRSNYGAVEKILKSYENMDRSQEQQQSQSSPGKEEDLMDLLEMLDIRHKSRSNQRLTHTPHHQVIAHKETHVTVQQSKESTVTIKKSFSRPACPAKRRLPSRWASRSSTSSASSPSPPPTTPPTVFTQQQTLTYSTYHTETVI, via the exons ATGGACCTGCGCTTCAGGCTGGACAACAACGAGAGGGGCTGGGTGAAGGAGAAATCTGAGCTGCTGGAACGCTTTGACTCTGAGAGGAAGGAGTGGGAGAACCAACTCATGGATATGCAGCGGAAGATTGAGGAG TTATACGATGAAGTGAAGGCCCACCGTGAGGGAGGTGCTCTCAGACCAAACACTGATCCATATAACAGAGCCCTAAGGCTCAGTTCATGTTCTGGTAGCAGTTTGTCGAGTGCACTAACTTACCCCTCAGATGCACAGAGCAATGAATATTCTGAAGTCCTAACCCAGCAAAGCAGTGCCAGCCTTGACTTCCCAAGTCAACCAAGTCACAACTCATGTGAATTCATTGACCAGGGCAGCAACTATCAAAACGAACTACTAAATCAGCAAGGTACTGGGAAATATGAGCTTGATGAACAACAGGCTATAGACACTGAAGAGCTGGAAGAGCTCCTTGAAAGCTGTTTGACAAAGAAAATTGAAAACAAGTCCTGCTTCATTGGACAAGATGATCTTCTTAACCCTTTCAAAGGATTTCAGAGCATGGAAATAAACTGTGGAAGTGACATAAAGAAGAAAAATACTGCCCTTAATGCG GCACTCAAGGAAATTGCCAGTGTGAGTGAGGAGCTGTGTAGCTACCAGGATAAGATGAGAAAGGGGCCTTATATTAAGAG AAGTCACACTGAGTCAATGGTTTTTCCAGAAGAGGCTGGGATGGTTGAGGAGGTAAAGGGCAAATTGGAAAAGGATGACGCATATGTCCTGCTGAAAAACTTGAGTGAAGATCTTAAATCCATTGATGAGCAATACTGGATGGACTGGGAAGGTTTTAACAAGAAAGCAAAGCAAACTCAGAGTGATGCTGAGCCATTTGTGAATAGGAGACAAGCCCCACCCATCCCAGCCCGCAGTACATCTTGGTACCTAAGCAGTCCCTCTGTTGCAGAATTAGAGTACAGTGGCACAGAAGCCCTCACATCCGGAGGGTGTCAAAGGCCAGGAATCCATCAGGACAGAAGGTACAACAGCCCTGCAATTGTCCGAAAATTTGAGGCAATGCTTCAAGAGAATGAGGGGAAGATTCTGGACTCTGTGAATGTAGTCTGCACCATGCCTGTCGATTCCAAGTGCAATGGCAGCTGTTGCCAGAGCCGCTGGTCTTGTGATGGCCGTAGACTTGTCAGCAACAAATCATCCAAGTATGTACCTTTTAAGAGATGTCACTCCAATGTTGATATTGCAGCTGCAGAGCACAGTCTAAACCAGATAGTTTCAGAAAACAATTCCGACGATCTCAAGGGTGCAACACATCCCATGAACTTGACTCACTTGCCTACAGACTGTGCTACATCGCTGGACATTGTTTCACCATATGCCAGTGCTTCAGCTACTCACATAAATGAGAGACTTGAGCAGAAAACAGCAGAGTTCAATCGTACGCTCTTCCAGGCAGGAATGGGTCTTCAGTGTGATGAAGACAATTGTATGAATGTATCCATTGATTGTGGATATGCTTGGAGTCCAAGTCAACCAGTGTCCATTTCAAAGGATAGTTGTACAGACAGTCCATCATGGTACGTTCAGGACAATGCGAAAGATGTGCTCTCGGATCTTGTGGCACCACCATGCCCAAAAGAGATGAACCCTGACAAATCAAAGCAGTTAAAGAGAGAAACAAAGGACATTGTTTCGAACTCTTCATCTCTACAGCAGGATGGTAGTCTACAAGAATTACCTGTAGGCCAGACAGATCATGCAGGTATTGGGCATAAGGATTTATCCTCCATGCAAGACAATGAAGTTAAACCTTTATGGACTATTCACAGCCCGCCATCCCCAGTTGCCCAGTTTTACCCAAGTACGAAACACTTTGAATTGAGTGTAACACCACCACAAATGAAGATCCATAAAGAAAGTCCCAGCAAATTTTTTGATTTTGGTACAGACCAACATCAAGCAGACACAAAATCTAAACAGGCAAAGCAGGACACATGTAAAACCAGGTCTCGGATTCTAGATGAAAATCCATGGAAGCCGTCTACACTTGCAGCCTATCCTCGGCCATTGGAGTCTAGGTCCAACTATGGAGCTGTTGAGAAGATTCTAAAAAGTTATGAGAATATGGATAGGTCTCAGGAGCAGCAGCAGTCACAGTCCAGTCCAGGGAAAGAGGAAGACCTCATGGACCTCTTGGAAATGCTGGATATCCGACATAAGTCCAGATCCAATCAAAGACTAACACATACACCACACCACCAGGTCATAGCCCACAAAGAGACACATGTAACGGTGCAG CAAAGCAAAGAGTCAACTGTAACTATCAAGAAAAGCTTTTCACGACCTGCATGCCCTGCAAAGAGACGTTTGCCCTCCCGTTGGGCTAGTCGTTCATCCACCTCATCTGCGTCTTCTCCCTCACCTCCTCCAACAACACCACCCACTGTCTTCACCCAGCAACAAACACTCACCTACTCCACCTACCACACAGAGACAGTGATCTAA
- the soga3a gene encoding protein SOGA3a isoform X2, protein MGGENRRILLDLKSVLEEVQSGVKREESKRSDLELQYMKDQCSWELERAELKSRITQLETRRCNVVVETVRSPELGGTLKREREEQKRLLADTHSAAMDLRFRLDNNERGWVKEKSELLERFDSERKEWENQLMDMQRKIEELYDEVKAHREGGALRPNTDPYNRALRLSSCSGSSLSSALTYPSDAQSNEYSEVLTQQSSASLDFPSQPSHNSCEFIDQGSNYQNELLNQQGTGKYELDEQQAIDTEELEELLESCLTKKIENKSCFIGQDDLLNPFKGFQSMEINCGSDIKKKNTALNAALKEIASVSEELCSYQDKMRKGPYIKRSHTESMVFPEEAGMVEEVKGKLEKDDAYVLLKNLSEDLKSIDEQYWMDWEGFNKKAKQTQSDAEPFVNRRQAPPIPARSTSWYLSSPSVAELEYSGTEALTSGGCQRPGIHQDRRYNSPAIVRKFEAMLQENEGKILDSVNVVCTMPVDSKCNGSCCQSRWSCDGRRLVSNKSSKYVPFKRCHSNVDIAAAEHSLNQIVSENNSDDLKGATHPMNLTHLPTDCATSLDIVSPYASASATHINERLEQKTAEFNRTLFQAGMGLQCDEDNCMNVSIDCGYAWSPSQPVSISKDSCTDSPSWYVQDNAKDVLSDLVAPPCPKEMNPDKSKQLKRETKDIVSNSSSLQQDGSLQELPVGQTDHAGIGHKDLSSMQDNEVKPLWTIHSPPSPVAQFYPSTKHFELSVTPPQMKIHKESPSKFFDFGTDQHQADTKSKQAKQDTCKTRSRILDENPWKPSTLAAYPRPLESRSNYGAVEKILKSYENMDRSQEQQQSQSSPGKEEDLMDLLEMLDIRHKSRSNQRLTHTPHHQVIAHKETHVTVQQSKESTVTIKKSFSRPACPAKRRLPSRWASRSSTSSASSPSPPPTTPPTVFTQQQTLTYSTYHTETVI, encoded by the exons GGTGGGGAGAACAGAAGGATATTGTTGGATCTGAAGTCAGTTTTAGAGGAGGTCCAGTCAGGGGTGAAGCGTGAAGAAAGTAAACGGAGTGATCTGGAGCTGCAGTACATGAAGGATCAATGCTCTTGGGAGCTGGAACGGGCAGAGCTGAAGAGTCGCATAACTCAG CTAGAAACCAGGAGATGTAACGTGGTTGTGGAGACTGTGAGGAGTCCAGAACTAGGGGGAACTCTGAAGCGGGAAAGGGAGGAACAGAAGAGGCTGCTGGCAGACACACACAGTGCAGCCATGGACCTGCGCTTCAGGCTGGACAACAACGAGAGGGGCTGGGTGAAGGAGAAATCTGAGCTGCTGGAACGCTTTGACTCTGAGAGGAAGGAGTGGGAGAACCAACTCATGGATATGCAGCGGAAGATTGAGGAG TTATACGATGAAGTGAAGGCCCACCGTGAGGGAGGTGCTCTCAGACCAAACACTGATCCATATAACAGAGCCCTAAGGCTCAGTTCATGTTCTGGTAGCAGTTTGTCGAGTGCACTAACTTACCCCTCAGATGCACAGAGCAATGAATATTCTGAAGTCCTAACCCAGCAAAGCAGTGCCAGCCTTGACTTCCCAAGTCAACCAAGTCACAACTCATGTGAATTCATTGACCAGGGCAGCAACTATCAAAACGAACTACTAAATCAGCAAGGTACTGGGAAATATGAGCTTGATGAACAACAGGCTATAGACACTGAAGAGCTGGAAGAGCTCCTTGAAAGCTGTTTGACAAAGAAAATTGAAAACAAGTCCTGCTTCATTGGACAAGATGATCTTCTTAACCCTTTCAAAGGATTTCAGAGCATGGAAATAAACTGTGGAAGTGACATAAAGAAGAAAAATACTGCCCTTAATGCG GCACTCAAGGAAATTGCCAGTGTGAGTGAGGAGCTGTGTAGCTACCAGGATAAGATGAGAAAGGGGCCTTATATTAAGAG AAGTCACACTGAGTCAATGGTTTTTCCAGAAGAGGCTGGGATGGTTGAGGAGGTAAAGGGCAAATTGGAAAAGGATGACGCATATGTCCTGCTGAAAAACTTGAGTGAAGATCTTAAATCCATTGATGAGCAATACTGGATGGACTGGGAAGGTTTTAACAAGAAAGCAAAGCAAACTCAGAGTGATGCTGAGCCATTTGTGAATAGGAGACAAGCCCCACCCATCCCAGCCCGCAGTACATCTTGGTACCTAAGCAGTCCCTCTGTTGCAGAATTAGAGTACAGTGGCACAGAAGCCCTCACATCCGGAGGGTGTCAAAGGCCAGGAATCCATCAGGACAGAAGGTACAACAGCCCTGCAATTGTCCGAAAATTTGAGGCAATGCTTCAAGAGAATGAGGGGAAGATTCTGGACTCTGTGAATGTAGTCTGCACCATGCCTGTCGATTCCAAGTGCAATGGCAGCTGTTGCCAGAGCCGCTGGTCTTGTGATGGCCGTAGACTTGTCAGCAACAAATCATCCAAGTATGTACCTTTTAAGAGATGTCACTCCAATGTTGATATTGCAGCTGCAGAGCACAGTCTAAACCAGATAGTTTCAGAAAACAATTCCGACGATCTCAAGGGTGCAACACATCCCATGAACTTGACTCACTTGCCTACAGACTGTGCTACATCGCTGGACATTGTTTCACCATATGCCAGTGCTTCAGCTACTCACATAAATGAGAGACTTGAGCAGAAAACAGCAGAGTTCAATCGTACGCTCTTCCAGGCAGGAATGGGTCTTCAGTGTGATGAAGACAATTGTATGAATGTATCCATTGATTGTGGATATGCTTGGAGTCCAAGTCAACCAGTGTCCATTTCAAAGGATAGTTGTACAGACAGTCCATCATGGTACGTTCAGGACAATGCGAAAGATGTGCTCTCGGATCTTGTGGCACCACCATGCCCAAAAGAGATGAACCCTGACAAATCAAAGCAGTTAAAGAGAGAAACAAAGGACATTGTTTCGAACTCTTCATCTCTACAGCAGGATGGTAGTCTACAAGAATTACCTGTAGGCCAGACAGATCATGCAGGTATTGGGCATAAGGATTTATCCTCCATGCAAGACAATGAAGTTAAACCTTTATGGACTATTCACAGCCCGCCATCCCCAGTTGCCCAGTTTTACCCAAGTACGAAACACTTTGAATTGAGTGTAACACCACCACAAATGAAGATCCATAAAGAAAGTCCCAGCAAATTTTTTGATTTTGGTACAGACCAACATCAAGCAGACACAAAATCTAAACAGGCAAAGCAGGACACATGTAAAACCAGGTCTCGGATTCTAGATGAAAATCCATGGAAGCCGTCTACACTTGCAGCCTATCCTCGGCCATTGGAGTCTAGGTCCAACTATGGAGCTGTTGAGAAGATTCTAAAAAGTTATGAGAATATGGATAGGTCTCAGGAGCAGCAGCAGTCACAGTCCAGTCCAGGGAAAGAGGAAGACCTCATGGACCTCTTGGAAATGCTGGATATCCGACATAAGTCCAGATCCAATCAAAGACTAACACATACACCACACCACCAGGTCATAGCCCACAAAGAGACACATGTAACGGTGCAG CAAAGCAAAGAGTCAACTGTAACTATCAAGAAAAGCTTTTCACGACCTGCATGCCCTGCAAAGAGACGTTTGCCCTCCCGTTGGGCTAGTCGTTCATCCACCTCATCTGCGTCTTCTCCCTCACCTCCTCCAACAACACCACCCACTGTCTTCACCCAGCAACAAACACTCACCTACTCCACCTACCACACAGAGACAGTGATCTAA